One Cohnella candidum genomic region harbors:
- the disA gene encoding DNA integrity scanning diadenylate cyclase DisA, which yields MKEHKEKEKEKDNPQETMNQLLRMVAPGTPIRDGLENVLRAKTGGLIVVGYSPEVMEVVDGGFSINCDFSPNYLYELAKMDGAIILSEDAKRILYANTQLIPDPSISSSETGIRHRTAERVAKQTGKLVVSISQRRNVITLYQGQQRYALKEMGVILTKANQAIQTLERYRAVFTQGLTNLSALEFEELVTMHEVAYVLQRAEMVLRIKNEINRYVLELGNEGRLISMQMEELIGSAEEETRLLIKDYAKDAGDDRIREIQHAFKKLSSDELLDNAHLIRLLGYPSLSSVAEEGLHPRGYRMLSKIPRLPGVIIHNLVERFGALPHIVMATIDELDEVDGIGEVRARAIMEGLKRIQEQVFIDRQI from the coding sequence ATGAAAGAACATAAAGAGAAAGAAAAGGAAAAAGACAATCCTCAGGAAACGATGAACCAGCTGCTCCGCATGGTTGCGCCGGGCACTCCCATCCGGGACGGTTTGGAGAACGTGCTCCGGGCCAAGACGGGCGGCCTCATCGTCGTCGGCTACAGCCCGGAAGTCATGGAAGTCGTGGACGGCGGGTTTTCGATCAATTGCGATTTCAGCCCGAACTATTTGTACGAACTGGCCAAAATGGACGGCGCGATTATCTTGAGCGAAGACGCCAAACGAATCCTATACGCCAATACGCAGCTCATCCCGGATCCGTCCATCTCCTCGAGCGAGACCGGTATCCGGCACCGTACGGCGGAACGGGTGGCCAAACAAACGGGTAAACTCGTGGTATCGATCTCTCAACGCCGCAACGTCATCACGCTTTACCAAGGGCAGCAGCGTTATGCCTTAAAGGAAATGGGCGTGATCCTGACCAAAGCCAACCAGGCGATTCAGACGCTGGAACGATACCGCGCCGTTTTCACGCAAGGATTGACGAACCTTTCCGCGCTTGAGTTCGAAGAGCTGGTGACGATGCACGAAGTGGCTTACGTCCTGCAACGAGCCGAGATGGTGCTGCGTATTAAGAATGAGATCAACCGCTACGTTCTCGAACTAGGCAACGAAGGCCGGCTGATCAGCATGCAAATGGAGGAATTGATCGGATCGGCCGAAGAGGAAACGCGGCTGCTGATCAAGGATTACGCCAAGGACGCAGGGGACGACAGGATCCGGGAAATCCAGCATGCGTTCAAAAAGCTGAGCTCCGACGAGCTGCTCGATAATGCGCACCTGATCCGGCTGCTCGGCTATCCTTCGCTTAGCTCGGTCGCGGAAGAAGGGCTGCATCCCCGGGGCTACCGCATGCTCAGCAAAATCCCTCGTCTGCCCGGCGTCATTATCCACAACCTGGTGGAACGGTTCGGCGCGCTGCCCCATATCGTGATGGCCACCATCGACGAGCTGGACGAAGTCGACGGGATCGGGGAAGTCCGGGCGAGGGCGATTATGGAAGGCTTGAAGCGAATTCAAGAGCAGGTGTTTATTGACAGACAGATATGA
- the radA gene encoding DNA repair protein RadA, producing MAKIKVKFACTECGTESPKWMGKCPGCGAWNTMVEETETVVRAPVGRTEAIRTKEKARSIIDIESGREPRISTGLTELNRVLGGGLVPGSLLLVGGDPGIGKSTLLLQTSNQLASQGLKVLYVSGEESVRQTKLRADRLGALSDRLFVLCETNLDFIEEAVAEADPDFLVIDSIQTVYRPDVPSAPGSVAQVRECTAQFMRISKGNGVATVLVGHVTKEGAIAGPRLLEHMVDCVLYFEGERHHSYRLLRAVKNRFGSTNEIGIFDMTEDGLREVTNPSELFLSERPLGVSGSSVVASMEGTRPVLVELQALVSPTHFPSPRRMTSGIDHHRMSLVIAVLEKRMGMFMQNQDAYVNVAGGVKLDEPAADLAAAVSIASSFKDLPTKPYDVIFGEVGLTGEVRAVSRAEQRVKEAHKLGFKRVILPEQSLKGWQPPDGIRLIGVKTVAEALKAALE from the coding sequence ATGGCTAAGATCAAAGTGAAATTCGCCTGCACCGAATGCGGCACGGAGTCGCCCAAATGGATGGGGAAATGCCCTGGCTGCGGCGCTTGGAATACAATGGTGGAGGAAACCGAGACGGTGGTGAGGGCGCCGGTCGGCCGGACCGAAGCCATCCGGACGAAAGAAAAGGCGCGTTCCATCATAGATATAGAGAGCGGCCGCGAACCCCGCATCTCGACGGGGCTGACGGAGCTGAACCGGGTACTGGGCGGGGGACTCGTGCCGGGCTCCTTGCTGCTCGTCGGGGGAGATCCCGGCATCGGCAAGTCGACCCTGCTGCTGCAGACGTCCAACCAGTTGGCGTCGCAGGGCCTCAAGGTCCTCTACGTTTCAGGCGAGGAATCGGTCCGCCAGACGAAGCTGCGGGCGGATCGGCTCGGCGCGCTGTCCGACCGGCTGTTCGTGCTGTGCGAGACGAACCTGGACTTCATCGAAGAAGCCGTGGCCGAAGCCGATCCGGATTTCCTCGTGATCGACTCGATCCAGACGGTGTACCGGCCCGACGTTCCGTCCGCGCCCGGCAGCGTGGCTCAAGTCCGGGAATGTACCGCCCAATTCATGCGCATTTCCAAAGGCAACGGGGTCGCCACCGTGCTGGTCGGCCACGTGACCAAAGAAGGGGCCATCGCCGGCCCTCGCTTGCTGGAACATATGGTGGATTGTGTGCTATATTTCGAGGGTGAACGGCACCATTCCTACCGGCTGCTCCGCGCGGTCAAAAACCGGTTCGGCTCGACGAACGAAATCGGCATTTTCGACATGACGGAGGACGGCCTGCGGGAAGTGACGAATCCTTCCGAGCTCTTCCTGTCCGAGCGTCCGCTCGGGGTGTCGGGATCGTCGGTCGTCGCCAGCATGGAGGGAACGAGGCCGGTGCTCGTGGAGCTGCAGGCGCTCGTATCCCCGACGCATTTTCCGTCTCCGCGGCGAATGACTTCGGGCATCGACCATCATCGCATGTCGCTGGTCATCGCGGTGCTGGAGAAAAGAATGGGCATGTTCATGCAGAACCAAGACGCATACGTCAACGTGGCCGGCGGCGTGAAATTAGACGAGCCCGCCGCGGATTTGGCCGCGGCCGTCAGCATCGCGTCCAGCTTCAAGGACTTGCCGACGAAGCCTTACGACGTCATTTTCGGAGAAGTCGGGTTGACGGGTGAAGTCAGGGCGGTGTCGCGGGCGGAACAAAGAGTGAAAGAAGCGCACAAGCTCGGCTTTAAGCGGGTCATCCTTCCGGAACAAAGCCTGAAAGGCTGGCAGCCTCCGGACGGGATCCGGCTGATCGGCGTGAAGACGGTGGCGGAGGCGTTGAAAGCGGCTTTGGAATAG
- the clpC gene encoding ATP-dependent protease ATP-binding subunit ClpC translates to MMFGRFTERAQKVLALAQEEAVRLGHNNIGTEHILLGLIREGESIAAKALIALGLGLEKIQDEVESLIGRGQEQPTNIAYTPRAKKVIELSMDEARKLGHTYVGTEHILLGLIREGEGVAARVLNNLGISLNKARQQVLQLLGSSESVQSNHGPSANVSTPTLDGLARDLTASAKDGNIDPVIGRSKEIERVIQVLSRRTKNNPVLIGEPGVGKTAIAEGLAQKIVSNEIPETLRDKRVMTLDMGSVVAGTKYRGEFEDRLKKIMDEIRQAGNVILFIDELHTLIGAGGAEGAIDASNILKPALARGELQCIGATTLDEYRKYIEKDAALERRFQPITVDQPSPEEAIQILHGLRDRYEAHHRVKITDEAIEAAVKLSDRYITDRFLPDKAIDLIDEAGSKVRLRSYTVPPNLKQLESRLEDIRKEKDSAVQSQEFEKAAALRDTEQKIREELDSTKNQWKEKQGRTDSEVTPEDIAQVVASWTGIPVSKLAEEETERLLKMEDILHDRVIGQDEAVKAVSRAVRRSRAGLKDPKRPMGSFIFLGPTGVGKTELARALAEAMFGDENAVIRIDMSEYMEKHSTSRLVGAPPGYVGYDEGGQLTEKVRRKPYSVVLLDEIEKAHPEVFNVLLQVLEDGRLTDSKGRTVDFRNTLIIMTSNVGAEQIKRNSTLGFTATQDAGRDYLQMKEKVLAELKKSFRPEFLNRIDELIVFHPLEQEHIARIVSLMADDLRKRLKEQNVQFDLTDAAMDFLAKEGFDPQYGARPLRRAIQKHIEDRLSEDLLLGKIHKGDTLVIDEKEGELVVRNKDEVASQA, encoded by the coding sequence ATGATGTTCGGAAGATTCACCGAACGCGCGCAGAAAGTCTTGGCACTCGCCCAAGAAGAAGCCGTGCGCCTGGGACATAACAACATCGGTACGGAACACATCCTGCTCGGCCTGATCCGGGAAGGGGAAAGCATTGCCGCCAAGGCCCTGATCGCCTTGGGACTCGGCCTCGAGAAAATCCAGGACGAAGTCGAATCCCTCATCGGCCGCGGCCAGGAACAGCCTACGAACATCGCTTATACGCCCCGCGCGAAGAAGGTTATCGAGCTCTCCATGGACGAAGCCCGCAAACTGGGCCATACGTACGTGGGCACCGAGCATATCCTGCTCGGCCTCATCCGCGAAGGAGAAGGCGTCGCCGCACGGGTGCTGAACAACCTCGGCATCAGCCTGAACAAGGCTCGCCAGCAAGTGTTGCAACTGCTAGGGAGCAGCGAAAGCGTGCAATCCAACCACGGACCGTCCGCGAACGTCAGCACGCCGACGCTCGACGGCTTGGCCCGCGACCTGACGGCCAGCGCTAAAGACGGTAACATCGATCCGGTCATCGGCCGTTCTAAGGAAATCGAGCGCGTCATCCAAGTGTTGTCGCGCCGTACGAAGAACAACCCGGTCCTGATCGGGGAACCCGGCGTCGGTAAAACCGCGATCGCCGAAGGGCTGGCGCAGAAAATCGTCAGCAATGAAATCCCTGAAACCCTTCGCGACAAACGCGTCATGACGCTCGACATGGGCTCCGTCGTCGCCGGCACCAAATACCGCGGCGAATTCGAAGACCGCCTGAAGAAGATCATGGACGAGATCCGCCAAGCGGGCAACGTCATCCTGTTCATCGACGAGCTGCACACGCTGATCGGAGCCGGCGGCGCGGAAGGCGCCATCGATGCCTCGAACATCCTGAAGCCGGCGCTCGCCCGCGGCGAACTGCAATGCATCGGCGCGACGACGCTGGACGAATACCGCAAGTACATCGAGAAGGATGCCGCGCTGGAACGCCGCTTCCAGCCGATCACCGTCGACCAGCCTTCTCCGGAGGAAGCGATCCAAATCCTCCACGGGCTGCGCGACCGCTATGAAGCGCACCATCGCGTGAAAATCACCGACGAGGCGATCGAAGCCGCTGTCAAGCTGTCGGACCGCTACATCACCGACCGCTTCCTGCCGGACAAAGCGATCGACCTGATCGACGAGGCGGGCTCCAAAGTCCGGCTGCGCTCCTATACGGTGCCGCCGAACCTGAAGCAGCTGGAATCCCGGCTGGAGGACATCCGCAAGGAGAAGGACTCCGCCGTCCAAAGCCAGGAGTTCGAGAAAGCCGCCGCTCTCCGCGACACCGAGCAGAAGATCCGCGAAGAGCTGGATTCCACGAAGAACCAATGGAAAGAGAAGCAAGGCCGCACCGATTCCGAAGTGACGCCGGAAGACATCGCTCAGGTCGTCGCGAGCTGGACCGGCATCCCGGTCAGCAAGCTGGCCGAAGAGGAAACCGAGCGCCTGCTGAAAATGGAAGACATCCTGCATGACCGGGTCATCGGCCAAGACGAAGCCGTCAAAGCGGTGTCCCGCGCCGTCCGCCGTTCGCGCGCCGGCCTGAAGGATCCGAAGCGCCCGATGGGCTCCTTCATCTTCCTCGGCCCGACGGGCGTCGGCAAAACCGAGCTCGCCCGCGCGCTGGCCGAAGCGATGTTCGGCGACGAGAACGCGGTCATCCGAATCGACATGTCCGAGTATATGGAGAAGCATTCCACTTCCCGACTCGTCGGAGCGCCTCCCGGATACGTCGGCTACGACGAAGGCGGCCAGCTCACCGAGAAAGTCCGCCGCAAGCCGTATTCGGTCGTGCTGCTGGATGAAATCGAGAAGGCCCATCCGGAAGTATTCAACGTGTTGCTGCAAGTGCTCGAAGACGGCCGCCTGACGGATTCCAAAGGCCGCACCGTCGACTTCCGCAACACGCTCATCATCATGACGTCCAACGTCGGCGCCGAGCAGATCAAACGCAACTCGACGCTCGGCTTCACGGCGACCCAAGACGCCGGGCGCGATTACTTGCAGATGAAGGAAAAGGTTCTCGCCGAGCTGAAGAAATCGTTCCGCCCCGAGTTCCTGAACCGGATCGACGAGCTGATCGTGTTCCATCCGCTGGAACAGGAGCATATCGCCCGCATCGTATCGCTGATGGCGGACGATCTCCGCAAACGCTTGAAGGAACAGAATGTCCAGTTCGACCTGACGGACGCCGCGATGGACTTCCTCGCCAAGGAAGGCTTCGACCCGCAATACGGGGCGCGTCCTCTGCGCCGGGCGATCCAGAAGCATATCGAGGACCGTCTGTCCGAAGACTTGCTTCTCGGCAAGATCCACAAAGGCGACACGCTCGTCATCGACGAGAAAGAAGGCGAGCTCGTCGTCCGGAACAAGGATGAAGTGGCGAGCCAGGCTTAA
- a CDS encoding protein arginine kinase, which yields MQTEGPESDVVLSSRIRLARNLRGSPFPMLATPAQSQAVMEQLLDVAENGRLNGLGPLEIIRLSELTELEKLVLVEKHLISPNLANESRNGALILDQKEDVSVMVNEEDHLRIQCMRPGFQIREAWETASLIDDVFEEQIDYAFDEKHGFLTSCPTNVGTGIRASVMMHLPALVLTGQINRILSAVTQVGLAVRGLYGEGSEATGNLFQVSNQITLGQSEEEIIENLHQVARQMLEHERAARSKLLSDSRARIEDRVRRSFGILSHAAIMDSKEASQRLSDVRLGVHLGLLPQVNVKTLNELLVSTQPGFLQMTYGEALHPEQRDMTRADLIRDRLAISS from the coding sequence ATGCAGACCGAAGGACCGGAATCCGACGTCGTGCTGAGCAGCCGCATCCGGCTGGCCCGCAACCTGCGGGGCTCGCCGTTTCCGATGCTGGCCACTCCGGCTCAATCGCAAGCGGTGATGGAGCAGCTCCTCGACGTGGCGGAGAACGGCCGCTTGAACGGCCTTGGTCCGCTGGAGATTATCCGGCTTTCCGAATTGACGGAGTTGGAGAAGCTGGTGCTGGTGGAGAAGCATCTGATCAGCCCGAACCTGGCCAACGAATCCCGCAACGGGGCGCTGATCCTCGACCAGAAGGAAGACGTCAGCGTCATGGTCAACGAAGAGGATCATCTTCGCATCCAATGCATGAGACCGGGCTTTCAGATCCGGGAGGCGTGGGAAACGGCGAGTCTCATCGACGACGTGTTCGAGGAACAGATCGATTACGCGTTCGACGAGAAACACGGTTTCCTGACCAGCTGCCCGACGAACGTCGGGACCGGCATCCGAGCTTCCGTGATGATGCACCTGCCGGCTCTCGTCCTGACGGGGCAGATCAACCGGATACTCTCCGCGGTCACCCAAGTCGGCCTGGCCGTTCGCGGCCTGTACGGCGAAGGCAGCGAAGCGACGGGCAACCTGTTCCAGGTTTCGAACCAGATCACGCTGGGACAATCCGAAGAAGAGATCATCGAGAATCTTCACCAGGTGGCCCGCCAAATGCTCGAGCACGAGCGGGCTGCCCGCTCGAAGCTGTTGTCGGATTCGAGGGCCCGCATCGAGGACCGCGTCCGCCGCTCCTTCGGCATCCTGTCGCACGCCGCGATCATGGATTCCAAGGAAGCTTCGCAGCGGTTGTCGGACGTCCGACTCGGCGTCCATCTGGGCTTGCTGCCCCAGGTGAACGTCAAGACGCTTAATGAATTGCTGGTTTCCACCCAGCCGGGATTTCTTCAGATGACATACGGCGAGGCGCTCCATCCGGAGCAGAGGGATATGACCCGCGCCGATCTCATCCGGGATCGACTGGCGATTTCTTCCTAA
- a CDS encoding UvrB/UvrC motif-containing protein, giving the protein MLCQECGKRPATLHFTKILNGEKTELHICESCARDKGEFIPGTQSGFSIHNLLSGLLDFEQHAGTGASKPPAVRCDSCGMTYSQFSKIGRFGCSDCYKHFGERLDPLLKRVHGNTTHVGKVPKRAGGKVKTKREIDRLKQEMQGRIENEDFESAAQLRDRIRELEKEMGGI; this is encoded by the coding sequence ATGTTATGCCAAGAATGCGGGAAGCGCCCGGCGACCCTGCATTTTACGAAAATTTTAAACGGAGAAAAGACGGAGCTGCACATTTGCGAATCCTGCGCGAGGGATAAAGGCGAATTCATACCCGGCACGCAAAGCGGCTTCTCGATTCATAACCTGTTATCCGGTTTGCTTGATTTCGAACAACATGCCGGGACAGGGGCCTCCAAGCCGCCGGCCGTTCGCTGCGATTCCTGCGGCATGACGTATTCGCAGTTCAGCAAAATCGGCCGGTTCGGCTGCAGCGATTGTTACAAGCATTTCGGCGAACGACTGGATCCGCTGCTGAAGAGGGTCCACGGGAATACGACCCACGTCGGGAAGGTGCCCAAACGTGCCGGAGGTAAAGTGAAGACCAAGCGCGAAATCGATCGGCTTAAGCAGGAAATGCAGGGCCGCATCGAAAACGAGGATTTCGAATCCGCCGCCCAGCTCCGGGATCGCATCCGCGAACTGGAGAAGGAAATGGGCGGGATATGA
- a CDS encoding CtsR family transcriptional regulator yields MRNISDLIEHYLKQILQNSSEGAVEIQRSDLAEKFSCVPSQINYVISTRFTLEKGYYVESKRGGGGYIRIQRVDLPSLEAVQRHIHQTVGEQIDQTAAEGLIYQLEEAEFLTEREARLIRAAVSREVLALKLPLRDEIRAKVLKAVLIALLAR; encoded by the coding sequence TTGCGCAACATTTCCGATCTCATCGAACATTACTTAAAGCAGATCCTGCAGAACAGTTCGGAAGGCGCCGTGGAAATCCAGCGAAGCGACTTGGCTGAGAAGTTTTCTTGCGTCCCGTCTCAGATCAATTACGTGATCAGCACCCGGTTTACCCTGGAGAAAGGGTACTACGTGGAAAGCAAAAGGGGCGGCGGCGGGTACATCCGCATCCAGCGCGTGGATCTTCCTTCACTCGAGGCGGTCCAACGGCATATCCACCAGACCGTCGGAGAACAGATCGATCAAACGGCGGCCGAAGGGTTAATTTATCAATTAGAGGAAGCGGAGTTTCTGACGGAGAGGGAAGCCCGCTTGATCCGGGCGGCCGTATCCCGCGAAGTGCTGGCGCTCAAGCTGCCGCTTCGCGACGAAATCCGCGCCAAAGTGTTGAAGGCTGTTCTGATCGCTCTGCTTGCCAGGTAG
- a CDS encoding DUF4395 domain-containing protein, whose protein sequence is MEIPMPYVKANQTGIVLFVIASYLISPWILAALWLIQIVGLLTGGRYNLFVRIAKPFLRTAGKETQAAELTRFNNSLAVIFLTLAVLSVALGWTVGGYVFSAMLLAAATAALLGYCIGCTVYFQYKQFRARRAH, encoded by the coding sequence TTGGAAATTCCCATGCCTTACGTGAAAGCCAATCAAACCGGCATCGTTCTGTTCGTCATCGCTTCCTACCTGATTTCGCCTTGGATCTTGGCCGCCTTGTGGTTGATTCAAATCGTCGGTCTCTTAACCGGAGGCCGCTATAATCTGTTCGTCCGTATCGCTAAGCCGTTCTTGCGCACGGCCGGCAAAGAAACGCAAGCGGCCGAGCTGACCCGTTTCAACAACTCCCTGGCAGTCATCTTTCTCACCTTGGCCGTGCTTTCCGTCGCTTTAGGCTGGACGGTCGGAGGTTACGTGTTCTCCGCGATGCTTCTGGCAGCGGCCACTGCAGCCCTGCTCGGTTATTGCATCGGCTGCACGGTTTACTTCCAATACAAGCAATTCCGAGCTCGCCGAGCCCACTAA
- the ligA gene encoding NAD-dependent DNA ligase LigA, with product MTEPMDRMRELVAELNVYARQYYTEDNPTISDKEYDVLYDELSRLERETGTIMPDSPTHRVGGEILKGFQPHRHLSRLWSLDKAQNMDDLTAWAARAGRLIADYNARNPQNPLPDPEFTLEMKFDGLTLNLTYENGRLIQAATRGNGEVGEGILPQLRTIRTVPLTIDFHDGTIEVQGEGIMRLSVLHAYNETAVEPLKNARNAAAGALRNLDPRITASRKLDAFFYNVGYADGISFTDHREMLDFLRRNGFPVNPYVKSFTSIQALETELERIASERASLDYLIDGAVVKIADMRTREALGYTDKFPRWAVAYKFEAEETTTVLQSVSWEVGRTGKITPLARVEPVELAGVTVQNCTLNNIGDIERKNLKHALGTRVFIRRSNDVIPEILGKADEEEGGTIEAPDHCPGCGAPLEMRGAHLFCNNKLGCKPQTVGRITHFASRDCMDIETFSGKTAEQLYEELGVRDPADLYELTLDQLRGLTRFGEKKAANLLDSIEKSKTRELAAFLNALGIPNTGKATAKTLAEHYGDLDKLMAAEADELIGLPDVGGIVAESIAGFFRDPLMRESIARMRAAGVKAEAARPAATSADASHPLFGKTVVLTGTLSRMGRDEASKRLEALGAKVSGSVSKKTDYVFAGESAGSKLTKARELGIAVIEDEDEMAKLLGLE from the coding sequence ATGACGGAACCGATGGATCGGATGCGCGAATTGGTGGCGGAATTGAACGTGTACGCCCGCCAGTATTACACCGAAGACAACCCCACGATCAGCGATAAAGAATATGACGTCTTGTACGACGAACTTTCCCGCTTGGAGCGGGAGACGGGCACCATAATGCCGGATTCCCCGACTCACCGGGTTGGCGGCGAGATTCTCAAAGGATTCCAGCCTCACCGGCATCTGTCCCGGTTGTGGAGCCTCGACAAAGCGCAAAATATGGACGATCTGACGGCTTGGGCAGCAAGGGCAGGCCGCCTGATCGCCGATTATAACGCGCGTAATCCGCAAAATCCTTTGCCGGATCCGGAATTTACGCTCGAGATGAAGTTCGACGGGTTGACGTTGAACCTGACGTACGAGAACGGCCGATTGATACAAGCCGCCACGAGGGGCAACGGGGAAGTGGGCGAAGGCATCCTGCCGCAGCTCCGCACGATCCGCACGGTTCCGCTCACGATCGATTTCCATGATGGGACGATCGAAGTGCAAGGGGAAGGCATCATGCGGCTTTCCGTTCTTCACGCGTACAACGAGACGGCAGTCGAGCCGCTCAAAAACGCCCGGAACGCCGCGGCGGGAGCGTTGCGCAACCTGGATCCGCGGATTACCGCTTCGCGGAAGCTGGACGCCTTCTTCTATAACGTCGGCTATGCGGACGGGATTTCGTTCACCGATCATCGCGAAATGCTCGATTTCCTGCGCCGCAACGGCTTCCCGGTCAATCCCTACGTGAAGTCGTTCACCTCGATCCAAGCGCTGGAGACGGAGCTCGAACGCATCGCTTCGGAACGCGCGAGCCTTGACTACCTGATCGACGGCGCGGTCGTGAAAATCGCCGACATGCGCACCCGCGAAGCGCTCGGGTATACCGACAAATTCCCGCGGTGGGCCGTCGCCTACAAGTTCGAAGCGGAAGAAACGACGACGGTGCTGCAGTCGGTCTCCTGGGAAGTCGGCCGTACGGGTAAAATCACGCCGCTTGCACGGGTGGAACCCGTCGAGCTTGCCGGAGTCACCGTTCAGAACTGCACGCTGAACAACATCGGCGACATCGAACGCAAAAACCTGAAGCACGCGCTCGGCACCCGCGTCTTCATCCGCCGCTCGAATGACGTCATTCCGGAGATTCTCGGCAAAGCGGATGAGGAGGAAGGCGGCACGATCGAGGCGCCGGACCACTGTCCGGGATGCGGCGCGCCGCTTGAGATGAGGGGCGCGCACCTGTTCTGCAACAACAAATTGGGCTGCAAGCCGCAAACCGTAGGGCGCATCACGCATTTCGCTTCGCGTGACTGCATGGATATTGAGACGTTCAGCGGGAAGACCGCGGAACAGCTGTACGAGGAGCTCGGCGTTCGGGATCCGGCGGACCTGTATGAGCTGACGCTGGACCAGCTTCGCGGCTTGACCCGGTTCGGGGAAAAGAAAGCGGCGAACCTGCTGGACTCCATCGAGAAGTCCAAAACGCGCGAGCTCGCGGCGTTCCTGAACGCGCTCGGCATTCCCAATACGGGCAAGGCTACGGCCAAAACGTTGGCGGAGCATTACGGAGACCTGGATAAGCTGATGGCTGCCGAAGCGGACGAACTGATCGGTTTACCGGACGTCGGCGGCATCGTCGCCGAAAGCATCGCCGGATTCTTCCGCGATCCGCTCATGCGGGAAAGCATTGCCCGGATGCGCGCCGCCGGCGTCAAAGCCGAAGCCGCGCGTCCTGCTGCAACCTCGGCCGATGCGAGCCATCCGCTGTTCGGCAAAACGGTCGTGCTGACCGGGACCTTATCCCGGATGGGACGCGACGAGGCGAGCAAACGCCTGGAAGCGCTCGGAGCCAAGGTGTCCGGCAGCGTATCGAAGAAGACGGATTACGTCTTCGCCGGCGAAAGCGCGGGAAGCAAGCTCACCAAAGCCCGGGAACTCGGGATCGCCGTCATCGAGGACGAAGACGAGATGGCGAAGCTGCTCGGGTTGGAATAA